The following are encoded in a window of Sminthopsis crassicaudata isolate SCR6 chromosome 3, ASM4859323v1, whole genome shotgun sequence genomic DNA:
- the B3GALT6 gene encoding beta-1,3-galactosyltransferase 6 — MNLLRLVCRHRTALALAGLALSAGALLWLARCAPEDPARSGRAAAAAHAPAGAGEPAERAFLAVLVVSAPAGVERRSAVRDTWLASAGRPGPLADVWARFVVGTAGLEAAERHALEREQARHGDLLLLPQLRDAYENLTAKVLAMFAWLDEHVAFDFVLKADDDTFVRLGALRDELRARSPEQRRRLYWGFFSGRGRVQTGGRWREAAWLLCDHYLPYALGGGYVLAADLVRFVSRNRDVLQRWRSEDVSLGAWLAPLDVRREHDPRFDTEYRSRGCSNLYLVTHKQSPDDMRAKQRSLARDGRLCPQELRLRLSYIYDWDVPPSQCCRRREGIP; from the coding sequence ATGAACTTGCTGCGGCTCGTGTGCCGGCACCGCACGGCGCTAGCGCTGGCCGGCTTGGCGCTGTCCGCAGGCGCGCTGCTCTGGCTGGCCAGGTGCGCGCCCGAGGACCCGGCGAGAAGCGGCCGCGCGGCCGCCGCGGCGCATGCGCCGGCCGGGGCGGGCGAGCCAGCGGAGCGCGCGTTCCTGGCCGTGCTGGTGGTGAGCGCGCCCGCGGGCGTCGAGCGGCGGAGCGCCGTGCGCGACACGTGGTTGGCAAGCGCGGGGCGGCCCGGGCCTCTGGCGGACGTGTGGGCGCGCTTCGTAGTGGGCACGGCCGGGCTAGAGGCTGCCGAACGGCACGCACTGGAGCGGGAGCAGGCGCGCCACGGCGACTTGCTGCTGCTACCGCAGCTGCGCGATGCCTATGAGAACCTGACGGCCAAGGTGCTGGCCATGTTCGCGTGGCTCGACGAGCACGTGGCCTTCGACTTCGTGCTCAAGGCCGACGACGACACGTTCGTGCGCCTGGGCGCCCTCCGCGACGAGCTGCGTGCGCGCTCCCCGGAGCAGCGCCGCCGCCTCTACTGGGGCTTCTTCTCGGGGCGCGGGCGCGTGCAGACGGGCGGGCGCTGGCGCGAGGCCGCCTGGCTGCTCTGCGACCACTACCTGCCCTACGCGCTAGGCGGCGGCTACGTGCTCGCGGCCGACTTGGTGCGCTTCGTGAGCCGCAACCGCGATGTGCTCCAGCGCTGGCGCAGCGAGGACGTATCTCTGGGGGCCTGGTTGGCGCCCCTCGACGTACGCCGGGAGCACGACCCGCGCTTCGACACCGAGTACCGCTCGCGCGGCTGCAGCAACCTCTACCTGGTGACGCACAAGCAGAGCCCCGACGACATGCGCGCCAAGCAGCGCAGCCTGGCCCGCGACGGCCGCCTGTGCCCGCAGGAGCTGCGCCTGCGCCTTTCCTACATCTACGACTGGGACGTTCCGCCTTCGCAGTGCTGCCGGCGCAGGGAGGGCATCCCCTGA